Within Myxococcales bacterium, the genomic segment GGCCGTTGGCAAGCGCAGCTTCAGATAACGATACCCCTGAGGTGCATGCCACGCAAAAAGCTCCACAGTTGGACTTCGCCATTCAGCAAGAAGTGCTGAGCAACGGGCTACGGATCGTGCTGAACCCGGATAACACGGTGCCTACCGTCGCGCTCGCGATCTATTACGACGTGGGCTCGCGTGATGAGGCGCCAGGAAGCACAGGCTTTGCGCATCTGTTTGAGCATATGATGTTTCAAGGCTCCGCGAATGTGACCAAAGGACAACATATCTCGATCATTGAAAACCGCGGCGGACGTATGAACGGCACCACGAACTCCGATCGAACCAACTACTTTGAGGTGCTGCCAAGCAATGAGCTTGAGTTGGGGCTTTGGCTAGAAGCGGACAGAATGAAGTCGCTGAACATCACAAAGGAAAACTTTGAAAACCAACGGCAGACGGTCATGGAGGAGCGCCGGCAGTCGATTGACAATCAACCCTATGGACCATCGATGCTCCGCATCAACGAGTTGGCATACGGTGCATATTTTCCGTACGCTCACTCAACCATCGGCGATATGGCAGATCTGCAAAAAGCACCCTTGGCGGCGGTACAAAAGTTTTTTGATACCTATTATGCCCCCAACAATGCTGTGCTCGTGCTGGCAGGCGATTTTGAGACTCAGGCGGCGATAAGGCTCATCCAAAAATACTTTGGAGGTATTCCGCGGCGTGCGACCAAGGTATTTAGTGCTCCTTTGCCGGATCCTCAGACGAGCGAACGGACCGAAACCATGAGCGACGATAACGCCGAGCTACCTGCCTTTCATATCGCCTATCATATCCCACCGGATAGAACGCCCGACCACTATGCGCTCGAACTCCTGGCAGTGATCTTGGGCGATGGCGAATCCTCGCGCATGTATCAGGCCTTGGTGAAAAAGAAGGAGCTTTTGCAAGACATCCAGATCAGCACCGATGGCCGCCGCGGCCCGGATCTGTTCTCGGTATGGGGCATCACGTCCCGAGGCAAAGACAGCGCGGCTGCACGTCAGATACTTTACAGCGAGCTGAACAAGATCGCAAAGCAGGGTGTGAGCGACCGAGAGCTAGAAAAAGCAAAAAACCGTACACAGTCCGAATTTGTCTTCGGTCTTGAATCCAATCTTGAGCGCGCTTTGTCTTTCGGCGCTTTTGAACTCTATTATGGAGATGCGAGACTCATCTGTAGCGAGCTGGCGTATTACCTGGACGTCACCCGCGACGACATTAAGCGGGTGGCCGAAAAGTACTTTTCTGCCGAAAATCGCACCGTGCTCGATGTGGTTCCAAAGCACGCGACCACCAAAGGAGACCCATCATGATGCGCGCACTATTTCTATTTGCATGGCTCTTCGGCCTCATGGCATGCGCATCGAATGCCCCTTTGCCTCGAGCTACTCCCACACCGAGACATCGGGCGGCAGCACGCGTCTCCTCACACGCGCAAAGTGTGCCTCCAACATCTGCCGCGCCTAAGGACATTAAGTTTCCAGCCATCCAGCGCACAAGCCTTACCAATGGCCTCGAGACCAACATCGTGGTTCTGCCCGACTTGCCGGTGGTGTATGTGCATCTCGTCATACGCTCCGGTGAGGCCACAGACCCGAAGGGGTTACCTGGCGTGGCACATCTTACGGCCAACCTGTTGAAGGAAGGCACACGCCACTTGAGCAGCGCAAAATTCGCGGAAGCGGTGGAGTTTTATGGCGCCAAGTTCACTGTCGGCAGTGATGCCGACCATGTGTACCTCACCATGCAGACGCTTCGCGAGCATCTTGATCCAACCCTCAAGCTTCTCGCAGAAGTAGTCACCGAACCGGCTTTGGAGAATGAAGAGCTCAAGAAACTCAAGCGCCGCGAACGCGCGCGCCTGGATCTCCAAAGCCAGGATCCCTATTTCCTTGCGAGCCGCCAATTGCGCAAGGTGCTCTATGGCGATCACCCTTATGCACAGATTGATACGACACCGGAGGCGCTCAACAAGGTTTCGCGCCAGGACTTGGCCCAGTGGCATGAGCGGCACGTCCTTCCCAATAACGCTTTCTTAGTAGCCGCAGGTAAAATTGAGGCGGCCTCCTTTAACACGCTCGCCGATAAGGCCTTTAAGCGCTGGCGCAAGGGAAACTTGACACAACAGTCTCTTTCGAGGCCGGAATATAGCCAAAATCGGCATGTTTTTCTGGTTGACAGGCCAAATTCGGTGCAGTCCGTCATTTACTGGGGAAACTTGGCGCTCCGTCGGCGTGACGCTCACTACATTCCCCTCATGGTTGCCAATCAGGTGCTCGGCGGCTCCGCCGCATCCCGGCTTTTTATGGATTTGCGAGAGAAGCGAAGCCTCACATACGGCGCCTATAGTCGCGTGGGGGTGAGCGCCCAGACATCCGTGTTTCGGGCCTCGGCCGCGGTACGCACCGACGTGACAGCCGAGGCGCTCGATGCTTTCAGTCGACATCTGCGCCACATACGTGATGAGGCTCCATCGAAGGAGGAACTCACACATGCAAAGCAATACCTGAGCGACTCTTTCCCCATGCATATCGAGACCGTGGGAAGCATTGTCGATCTTGTGGCAGAGCTCCGCCTTTATGGATTGCCTGACGGCTACTGGGATCAATACCGGTCCGCCATTCGTAGTGTCTCCGGCACCGAAGCGCTTAGCGCGGCCCGCGCATACATCACACCTTCTAAGAGCGTCATTGTGGTGGTGGGCAAAGCTGCGGATATCGCCGAACCGCTAAGGCGCTTTGGCCCCGTAACTGTGGTAGATACTGGCGGTAACGTTATCAAGACTATGCCCGCAGATCCCCGATCTTAGGAGAGAGCCGTGTGTGGAATTATTGGCTACGTAGGTGCGAAGCCGTGTGCCTCGATTCTACTCGATGGCCTCAAGCGTCTTGAGTACCGCGGGTACGATTCGGCCGGACTTGCGATAGTCAACGGACGTATTCAATTGCGGCGCTCCGTCGGCAAACTTTCGAATCTGGAAGCGCTCCTTGCCGAAGCGCCGATTGAAGGTAGCGCAGGCATTGGACATACCCGTTGGGCTACGCATGGACGGCCATCCCAAGCCAATGCGCACCCGCATGTCGTAGAGGACGTGGCCGTGGTTCATAACGGAATCTTTGAAAATCACATGGAGCTTCGGAATGTACTCGAATCTCAAGGTGTCAGGATGTCTAGTGACACCGACACAGAGATTGCCGCGCATCTCGTGCATCAGGCGCTAAATCGCGAGGGCGCCAGTCTGCTCGAGGCGGTGCGCGAGACGCTGAAGCGAATTCGCGGCTCGTACGCCCTCGCCGTCGTCACGAGCCGGGAGCCACAAACAATTATCGTCGCCAAGAACGCGTCACCTTTGGTACTCGGATTTGGAGAAGACGAGATGCTTTGCGCAAGCGATATACCCGCTTTACTCTCGCATACCCGAGACATCATTCAACTGGAAGACGGGGATCTGGCGTGCATTACGGCGGGTGGCGCGCATATTGAAGATTTGAACGGTCGTCCTGTGGTCAGGCCGATGCAGCACATTGAATGGTCCTCGGTCATGGCCGAAAAAGGCGGTTACAAGCACTTCATGCTAAAGGAAATATTTGAGCAGCCGCGAGCGCTTGAGGACACATTGCGTGGTCGCCTACATCCAGAAGCAGCCACCATTCACGATTATGAGATTGGCCTCGGGCCATCGGCTTTGAGGAGTGTTCAGCGCGTTTACCTGCTTGCGTGCGGCACCAGTTATCATTCGGCGCTGGTTGGTCGAGACTATATGGAGTCTCTGGCGAGACTTTCCTGTAACGTCGAGCTCGCAAGCGAATTTCGGAATCGAGAGCCTGTCGTGGGACCGGGAGATCTCGTGATTGCGATTAGTCAGTCGGGAGAAACCCTTGATACCCTGATGGCCGCGCGATTGGCGAAACAACGTGGCGCGCAAGTGCTTGCAATTACCAATGTCTTAGGCAGCGCACTGGCACGCATGAGTGATGGACAGTTTTATACCCATGCCGGACCAGAAATCGGCGTGGCTTCGACCAAGTGTTTCACAACCCAGGTCGCCGCGTTGTTGATGTTGAGCATCTTTTTGGGAAGGCACACTGGTGGATTGACAGCTTCTCGCGCAGCGGCTCTGATTGAGCAGTTGACAAAAGCGCCGCAGCTCATGCGGCAGACGCTTGCTGATCTGAACGAGCCTATGGCCAATCTTGCCAAACGGTACGCACACGCACGTGATGTGCTTTTTTTGGGGCGCGGACTGAGCTACCCCATTGCGCTCGAAGGCGCGCTTAAACTCAAGGAAGTCTCTTACATTCATGCAGAGGGCTACGCTGCAGGGGAAATGAAGCACGGTCCCATTGCTCTTATCGATGAGCAAATGCCGGTGATCATCATCGCGCCGAAGGATCACCATTTCGATAAGACGCTGAGCAATCTAGAGGAGGCCAAAGCCAGAGACGGTCAACTTGTGGCCATCACGACCTCGGACGCGAAGGCGGACCTTGCTAGACTAAGCAACGATGTGTTTTCGGTTGAGCCTACCGACGCCCTATTGAGCCCCTTACTGACGGTGTTGCCGTTGCAGTTATTTGCTTACTATGTGGCAGACGCCAAAGGCACGGACGTCGATCAGCCGCGGAATCTCGCCAAGACGGTTACCGTGGAATGACGTGGCGCCTGAAACTATCCAGCATAAAGCACTTCCTCCACAACTTGCGCCGCATCCAACAACAGCGCCTCAGAGCCTGGTGCACAGGCGAGCATGACCGAGGGCGGAAGACCAGTCTTGGGATCGGGGTCAGACCAGGCTGGAATTGAAATCGCCGGCAAATTCATGGCATTACAAAAGGTCACTGCCGTCATGTCTCGGTTGACGCCGGGCCTTAAGGATGCACGGTTCATGTCCCCATGCTTGGGCGCAACTATACCCACGGTCGGCAAAATCACGAGCCCATCGGATCCAAATAAACCATGATAATGCCTTCTGCCGGCTTCAAAGTCTGCAATCACCCGCTCGACCTTGCGGCGCGTCCTCGGGCGGATGATCACGCTTGCCGCCAAAAGCTGGAACAGCCCACCGTAAATTGTCGGCCTGCCCATGAGTTGCCGTGCAAGCTCTTTTGGCAGGGAGAGCACATCACCTTCCTGGGTGACAAGCTGCCGATGTAAGTCGTCTTCAATGTCGTGTACCAGCAGCGGTTGCAAGTTCAAGAAGTACTGCTCAGCCTCAGGGAAAGGCCGTGGCTCTTTGCGCATACCGCGGCTTTCTAAAGCATCCGTGGCACGGGCAATCGCATCGTTGAGACAAGGCAACTCGCGACTCACCGAAAATGGTGAGGGTATGACCAACCGCGCATCAGCGACCGAACC encodes:
- a CDS encoding insulinase family protein, which encodes MERPMHVRFAIITWLSILLWPLASAASDNDTPEVHATQKAPQLDFAIQQEVLSNGLRIVLNPDNTVPTVALAIYYDVGSRDEAPGSTGFAHLFEHMMFQGSANVTKGQHISIIENRGGRMNGTTNSDRTNYFEVLPSNELELGLWLEADRMKSLNITKENFENQRQTVMEERRQSIDNQPYGPSMLRINELAYGAYFPYAHSTIGDMADLQKAPLAAVQKFFDTYYAPNNAVLVLAGDFETQAAIRLIQKYFGGIPRRATKVFSAPLPDPQTSERTETMSDDNAELPAFHIAYHIPPDRTPDHYALELLAVILGDGESSRMYQALVKKKELLQDIQISTDGRRGPDLFSVWGITSRGKDSAAARQILYSELNKIAKQGVSDRELEKAKNRTQSEFVFGLESNLERALSFGAFELYYGDARLICSELAYYLDVTRDDIKRVAEKYFSAENRTVLDVVPKHATTKGDPS
- a CDS encoding insulinase family protein — translated: MMRALFLFAWLFGLMACASNAPLPRATPTPRHRAAARVSSHAQSVPPTSAAPKDIKFPAIQRTSLTNGLETNIVVLPDLPVVYVHLVIRSGEATDPKGLPGVAHLTANLLKEGTRHLSSAKFAEAVEFYGAKFTVGSDADHVYLTMQTLREHLDPTLKLLAEVVTEPALENEELKKLKRRERARLDLQSQDPYFLASRQLRKVLYGDHPYAQIDTTPEALNKVSRQDLAQWHERHVLPNNAFLVAAGKIEAASFNTLADKAFKRWRKGNLTQQSLSRPEYSQNRHVFLVDRPNSVQSVIYWGNLALRRRDAHYIPLMVANQVLGGSAASRLFMDLREKRSLTYGAYSRVGVSAQTSVFRASAAVRTDVTAEALDAFSRHLRHIRDEAPSKEELTHAKQYLSDSFPMHIETVGSIVDLVAELRLYGLPDGYWDQYRSAIRSVSGTEALSAARAYITPSKSVIVVVGKAADIAEPLRRFGPVTVVDTGGNVIKTMPADPRS
- the glmS gene encoding glutamine--fructose-6-phosphate transaminase (isomerizing), which codes for MCGIIGYVGAKPCASILLDGLKRLEYRGYDSAGLAIVNGRIQLRRSVGKLSNLEALLAEAPIEGSAGIGHTRWATHGRPSQANAHPHVVEDVAVVHNGIFENHMELRNVLESQGVRMSSDTDTEIAAHLVHQALNREGASLLEAVRETLKRIRGSYALAVVTSREPQTIIVAKNASPLVLGFGEDEMLCASDIPALLSHTRDIIQLEDGDLACITAGGAHIEDLNGRPVVRPMQHIEWSSVMAEKGGYKHFMLKEIFEQPRALEDTLRGRLHPEAATIHDYEIGLGPSALRSVQRVYLLACGTSYHSALVGRDYMESLARLSCNVELASEFRNREPVVGPGDLVIAISQSGETLDTLMAARLAKQRGAQVLAITNVLGSALARMSDGQFYTHAGPEIGVASTKCFTTQVAALLMLSIFLGRHTGGLTASRAAALIEQLTKAPQLMRQTLADLNEPMANLAKRYAHARDVLFLGRGLSYPIALEGALKLKEVSYIHAEGYAAGEMKHGPIALIDEQMPVIIIAPKDHHFDKTLSNLEEAKARDGQLVAITTSDAKADLARLSNDVFSVEPTDALLSPLLTVLPLQLFAYYVADAKGTDVDQPRNLAKTVTVE